In Hydractinia symbiolongicarpus strain clone_291-10 chromosome 13, HSymV2.1, whole genome shotgun sequence, a single genomic region encodes these proteins:
- the LOC130624157 gene encoding uncharacterized protein LOC130624157 yields the protein MINFPCGVCGKSVNSNHKAIQCDICKFWIHIKCNGLNADDYISLQNSDELWFCCKCINKILPFGSTTPPLVYDKSLSSMEMKRFLSQLNSIEINEVPHPETMGGVNCKYYDPIEFSALQVNSDKFSLFHMNIASLSKHIDELKILLGQLGHDFSVIGITETKFQTKIPPINCDLSGYSFTHTPTEGEKGGALLYIPNHLQFIERPDLDTLAYKSKELESKFIEIIRAKDRNMIVGCIYRHPSMSVDEFNNHFLLPLLEKASSDNKSIFLLGDFNIDLLKSETVKEVSDYIDITSQFNLLPHIILPTRVTEVSSTIIDNIYFSSAKWDTVSGNIISSISDHFPQFLVLKNLSAINPLHTSDDIFVHDWKKFHHNDFLTELHNKNWDDILQLNVDDPNLSFNNFYNCINSLLVNHAPLKKTCNKKRKKKSNPWITNGILTSIIKRDHLHKCFLREKDPLLKSSLLESFKKYRNKIVSLCRMSKSNFLNKYFSNNQKNIGNIWKGVKNIISVRSSVSASPTCMNINNSVVTDPVTIANSFNDYFASIADNIRMNIPFTRKHFSSFLKNSTSNSMFLSPTDDLEVLHCISSLDPGKSSGPFSIPAHILTLVKSELSIPLSKLINLSFTTGIFPTNLKTAKTIPIYKKGSKLELTNYRPISLLSNIDKIYEKIIYKRVYGFLEANNALYKHQFGFRKNYSTSQTLLNISQKIMDALDKGNYACGVFIDLQKAFDTVDHEILLKKLFHYGIRGTPLSLFKSYLTGRQQFVSINGNISTSNLIRHGVPQGSVLGPLLFLIYINDLHCSINFSLVHHFADDTNLLNFSKSLKQLAKQMNFDLKLLCHWLNANKISLNASKTEYIVFKHTRKPLNYDFRLFINGKRLIPSNCIKYLGVLLDSDLSWKSQINDTVAKLKRANGALAKLRHFVPLNVLILVYYAIFHSHLLMSFESRRASSSHLYGNLELLKFSDIVKCHNILFLHKLFHEKLPASILNTFAVDFTHAQGTRAEKIGLINLPTFNTISFGKNSIRFNAINSWNKLQSLMTRKFVSLDYFNLRSDLKKYFVSSY from the exons atgataaattttccgTGTGGTGTCTGTGGAAAGTCTGTTAATTCAAATCATAAGGCTATTCAGTGTGATATTTGTAAATTCTGGATTCATATTAAATGCAATGGTCTCAATGCTGATGATTATATATCTCTCCAAAACTCTGATGAACTTTGGTTCTGTtgtaaatgtatcaacaaaattcTCCCCTTTGGCTCAACAACTCCCCCCTTAGTTTATGACAAGAGTCTTTCCTCTATGGAAATGAAAAGGTTTCTCTCCCAGCTCAACTCTATTGAAATCAACGAGGTCCCCCATCCTGAAACCATGGGTGGTGTCAACTGCAAATATTACGATCCAATTGAATTCTCTGCCCTTCAAGTTAATTCTGATAAATTCTCCCTTTTTCATATGAATATCGCCTCTCTGTCTAAACATATTGATGAACTAAAGATTCTGTTAGGTCAACTTGGGCATGACTTCAGTGTTATTGGTATCACTGAGACCAAATTCCAGACTAAAATCCCACCTATTAACTGCGATCTATCGGGTTATTCCTTCACGCACACACCTACTGAAGGTGAAAAGGGTGGTGCTCTTTTGTACATCCCTAATCACTTGCAATTTATTGAACGTCCCGACCTGGATACTCTTGCATATAAAAGCAAGGAGCTTGAAtctaaattcattgaaattatacgggccaaagaTAGAAACATGATTGTTGGATGCATCTACAGACATCCCTCGATGTCTGTTGATGAGTTCaacaatcattttttattgcctCTTCTTGAGAAAGCGTCTTCAGATAACAAGTCTATCTTCCTCCTTGGAGACTTTAATATTGACCTTCTAAAGTCTGAAACAGTCAAAGAAGTGTCCGATTACATCGATATTACTTCGCAATTTAACTTACTCCCGCATATAATTCTTCCCACAAGAGTTACTGAAGTTTCTAGCACGATTattgataatatttattttagttcagCCAAGTGGGACACTGTGTCTGGTAATATTATAAGTTCAATATCTGACCATTTCCCTCAGTTCTTAGTCTTAAAAAACTTGTCTGCAATCAATCCTTTGCACACCTCTGATGATATATTTGTTCATGATTGGAAGAAATTTCATCACAATGACTTTCTCACCgaacttcacaataaaaattgggATGATATCCTACAATTGAATGTAGATGATCCCAACTTATCgtttaacaatttttacaatTGTATCAACAGTCTATTGGTCAATCATGCTcctctaaaaaaaacatgcaacaaaaaaagaaaaaaaaaatccaatcctTGGATTACTAATGGTATCCTTACCTCAATAATCAAAAGAGACCATCTGCATAAATGCTTTTTAAGAGAGAAAGATCCACTTTTAAAGTCTTCCTTGCTagagagttttaaaaagtaccGCAACAAAATTGTATCTCTATGTAGAATGAGTAAGAGTAATTTCCtcaataaatattttagcaataaccaaaaaaatattggcaaTATTTGGAAAggggttaaaaatattatttctgttcGTTCTTCTGTTTCTGCTTCTCCCACCTGTATGAACATTAATAACTCTGTTGTAACTGATCCAGTGACAATTGCTAATTCTTTTAATGATTACTTTGCTTCAATTGCAGATAACATCAGAATGAATATCCCGTTCACTCGAAAACATTTCTcctcttttctaaaaaattctacTTCTAATTCGATGTTTCTTTCACCAACTGATGATTTAGAAGTTCTGCATTGCATTTCTTCCCTTGACCCTGGTAAATCTTCTGGGCCATTCAGTATTCCTGCCCATATTTTAACTCTTGTTAAATCTGAATTATCTATACCACTTTCAAAACTTATTAATTTGTCTTTCACAACTGGTATTTTTCCTACAAACCTAAAAACTGCCAAGACCATccctatttataaaaaaggGTCCAAATTAGAATTAACAAATTACCGACCTATATCCTTACTctcaaatattgataaaatatatgaaaaaatcatATACAAACGAGTGTATGGTTTTCTCGAAGCAAACAACGCCCTCTACAAGCATCAATTTGGCTTTAGGAAAAATTACTCGACTTCTCAAACACTTCTGAACATCTCTCAAAAAATTATGGATGctcttgataaaggaaattatGCATGTGGAGTGTTCATTGATCTTCAAAAGGCTTTTGATACggttgatcatgaaattttgcttaaaaagctttttcactATGGAATTCGTGGTACCCCACTCTCACTATTTAAGTCTTACTTAACAGGACGTCAACAGTTTGTATCCATCAATGGAAATATATCAACTAGTAATCTTATCAGGCATGGTGTCCCTCAGGGCTCTGTTTTAGgacctcttttatttttaatttatattaacgACCTGCATTgttcaattaatttttctttggtgCATCACTTTGCTGATGACACCAATCTCTTAAACTTCAGTAAATCTTTGAAACAACTGGCCAAACAAATGAATTTTGACCTCAAGCTTCTTTGCCATTGGCTCAATGCCAATAAAATTTCTCTTAATGCTAGTAAGACTGAgtacattgtttttaaacatacaCGGAAACCTCTTAATTACGATTTTAGGCTTTTTATCAATGGTAAAAGGCTTATACCTAGTAATTGtattaaatatcttggtgttCTATTAGATTCTGATTTAAGCTGGAAGTCTCAGATCAATGATACTGTTGCCAAGCTCAAGAGGGCCAATGGAGCTTTAGCTAAACTTCGTCACTTTGTGCCTTTAAATGTTCTTATTCTAGTTTactatgccatttttcattcacactt ACTCATGTCTTTTGAATCTCGAAGAGCATCATCCAGTCACCTGTATGGTAATCTTGAGCTCCTCAAATTCTCTGATATTGTCAAATGtcacaatattctatttttacataaactatttcatgaaaaattgcCTGCTTCTATCCTTAATACATTTGCGGTTGACTTCACCCATGCTCAAGGCACTCGGGCAGAGAAAATTGGTTTGATCAATCTCCCTACCTTTAATACTATTTCTTTTGGTAAAAACTCAATTAGATTTAATGCCATTAATTCCTGGAATAAATTGCAGTCTTTAATGACTAGAAAATTTGTCTCCCttgattattttaatcttagaagtgatctgaaaaagtactttgtTTCCTCTTACTAA